In Chamaesiphon minutus PCC 6605, a genomic segment contains:
- a CDS encoding ISL3 family transposase, which yields MRVESQRQYEGIGIILQVEAIKKESKCHRCGTKSSSLHQNNRYIVKDLPWGEQQVHLEINRRQFKCKKCQKPFSEQLEFVKGRRTYTSRLAKKILAEALEGDIQSVARTGVMTTAEIERIIEDAAAELNGEKPTDLRKLGIDEIAMVKGQGKYCAVLVDIERGKLLAIIESRKSEEIEKILKGWGTEVLERIEEVSIDLWKGYKSLAIEVMPNAQVVADRFHVTAQINSELDKLRKQEKRAIEAKLKSAKTLEQKNEYTRQLAVIKSSKYALLKNEKELREEKEQEKLKQVREEFANIRAAHLLKEKWREIMEKTTSWMRGLLKIRHWLVRAKQHLPNSCGTISRWLTEIVAYFDERTTSGVVEGINNKIKLIKRTAYGFTNFNNFRNRCLLTWRFNY from the coding sequence ATGCGAGTAGAGTCGCAGCGACAATATGAAGGAATAGGCATCATCTTACAGGTAGAAGCAATAAAGAAAGAAAGCAAATGCCATAGATGCGGAACGAAGAGTAGTAGCTTACATCAGAATAATAGATACATAGTAAAAGATTTGCCGTGGGGAGAGCAGCAAGTTCACCTAGAAATAAACAGAAGACAATTTAAATGTAAAAAATGTCAAAAACCATTTAGCGAACAACTAGAATTTGTTAAAGGCAGAAGAACATATACTTCAAGACTAGCTAAAAAAATCCTAGCAGAAGCACTAGAAGGAGATATTCAGAGCGTAGCTAGAACAGGAGTAATGACGACAGCAGAAATAGAGAGAATAATTGAAGACGCAGCAGCAGAGCTAAACGGAGAAAAGCCAACGGATTTAAGAAAACTGGGAATAGATGAAATAGCAATGGTAAAAGGACAAGGAAAATATTGTGCAGTATTAGTAGATATAGAGCGAGGAAAATTATTAGCAATAATCGAAAGCAGAAAGAGTGAAGAAATAGAGAAAATCCTGAAAGGATGGGGGACAGAGGTACTGGAAAGGATCGAAGAAGTCAGCATAGACTTATGGAAAGGGTATAAAAGCTTAGCGATAGAAGTGATGCCTAATGCTCAAGTAGTAGCAGACAGATTTCATGTAACAGCGCAAATAAATAGTGAGTTAGATAAGCTGAGAAAACAAGAAAAAAGAGCGATAGAGGCTAAACTTAAATCCGCAAAGACATTAGAGCAAAAGAATGAATACACTCGGCAATTGGCAGTAATAAAATCGAGTAAATATGCGCTGCTAAAAAATGAAAAAGAGTTAAGAGAGGAGAAAGAACAAGAGAAGCTCAAGCAGGTTAGAGAAGAATTTGCCAACATTAGGGCAGCACATCTACTCAAAGAAAAATGGAGAGAGATAATGGAAAAAACAACATCGTGGATGAGAGGACTATTGAAAATTAGACATTGGCTGGTAAGAGCCAAGCAGCATTTGCCAAATAGTTGTGGCACAATCTCGCGATGGTTAACAGAGATAGTTGCTTACTTTGATGAGCGAACTACTAGTGGTGTAGTTGAGGGAATTAATAATAAGATTAAGCTCATCAAGCGTACTGCTTATGGCTTCACTAATTTCAACAACTTCCGAAACAGATGCTTGCTAACTTGGAGATTCAATTATTGA